The DNA sequence CGTGCCCCGGTCAAGCAACGGTTTTATGGTACGGATTTCCGCCCATGCCCTGGACGCGGATCTGATCGTGAACTTGGGCAAATTCAAGGCCCATTCCCAGATGCGTCTGACCGGCGCGGTCAAAAACCTGTTCGGCTGCGTCAGCGGCGTGCGCAAGGCCTGGCTCCACGCCCGCCACGGCGACCGGGAGCACGAATTCACGTCCCTGATTTGCGGACTGGGAGCGGTTCTGCCGCCAACGGTCAGCGTTCTGGACGGAGTCGAGGCCATGCACCGTACCGGCCCCATCGCCGGCGACGGCTTTCGGCTCCATTTTCTGGGCGCGAGCGTCTCGGCCGTGGCCCTGGACGCGGCCGCCGGCATGACCTTGGGCCTGACGGCCAGGGAGCTGCCCATCTGGGCGCAATGCGTCCGCGACGCGCTCCCCGGCGCGAATCCGGACGCATTGCGCTTTCCCGCGCTCGCCCCCTCGGCCTTTGACGCCAGCGGCTTTGTCCTGCCAGACCAGCTCAAGCCGGAGTCCTTCCGCCCCTGGACCTTGACACGCAGCTTTATCAAGCGGTTGTGGATGGCCAGAACGCGCTCGGTCTGACCATGCCATCGCACGCGATCATCCAATAAACGACACGGCCGACACCTCCGGCACGCCCGCCCCGGCGATAACGTCGAAACGATGCGTGGGACGGCATTATGTC is a window from the Deltaproteobacteria bacterium genome containing:
- a CDS encoding DUF362 domain-containing protein, whose product is MPASSPRPWARSCVLDVFLDRPASYSDAAARLPDLLDRVLPDIHGRSILLKPNFVSPRNARLSCTHPLIIATAARHCRDLGARVIIGDSPAFGTAQAVARVSGLTRALRGLDIPIITLDRSVPRSSNGFMVRISAHALDADLIVNLGKFKAHSQMRLTGAVKNLFGCVSGVRKAWLHARHGDREHEFTSLICGLGAVLPPTVSVLDGVEAMHRTGPIAGDGFRLHFLGASVSAVALDAAAGMTLGLTARELPIWAQCVRDALPGANPDALRFPALAPSAFDASGFVLPDQLKPESFRPWTLTRSFIKRLWMARTRSV